A window of the Saccharomyces eubayanus strain FM1318 chromosome II, whole genome shotgun sequence genome harbors these coding sequences:
- the VPS54 gene encoding Vps54p has product MSVNEAPQNKGQGLRKASTRPKIVIPEGSPSKNSDAASFNIEGDTSLNDDLLSISGSVTPKARRSSRMSLDSLTPRRSFDSRTISVANSRSFGFENETHSGSMDFSPLGNNSIYEIVMNTRRKNWLNYPTVADIPPVSLSKTELDDHWKRHVKDYVENIKNEYQIFQSTNNIRNMNQMEQLKELREEDNRNGESFEENLRQNDSELISNVPGFYFSDKFQLDNPRTFHKVLDGIDLFLTKLDMKEQAQREGAFFELRDKLNDYLDIVETLLVTEISKSSHKFFHALSEVDNIQQRAYDTISELKELSKNIKTIDDENIKKKISHLEMIFKRKNVEKLEQGLLQAKLVLSKTDECKTLYNEEKFDTCLELIKSIDHLIKGNDSNDGDVQNWTRPWPYKLSDLKTIPALSATREFLTNMKIEIGGKFSLQLSNLLIDDLKSFCQSIETKETLCRLKSGSNDKKQTIFTDTFSSEIEGLIVKLNRCEELTSAFDLYREKSIAELKSVIKIYLPTENACLVDKDGNTLDEKQCNNGSTSGSKLSRLIKEQTPAEFQSMLVNIFTHALEALRRLYGHQKLLLDISLNELASVKNPNENQHNMITQLDIRTGINEIIRIIQLRTGKIIAVRRELNISLRYDYFLKFYAICVIFIQECEILSGEFLTKYLSDVLASQIKHYANAQSSRNYRNIKKKIDTEKWVPYIVDPSIQSDVNDIISSIDIDPLRWTAILDMTRSFYASENNGSEDKRKEEGDEASQGHRKSVVVGDKTFVASQSLLTAIETIKELMVLSINLPSMYLPNFEKLCYDVLQYYNSSAMASVTQPGNSLLKTGRNLSIMGESLDCLAEFVAIVQSFYRRLSNSSKDFEPFDPSHYTSLLGQYQTSSNKIYMANAPPPPV; this is encoded by the coding sequence ATGTCCGTCAATGAAGCACCTCAGAATAAAGGCCAGGGACTTCGAAAGGCAAGCACTCGTCCCAAAATTGTTATACCCGAGGGATCACCTTCCAAGAATAGTGACGCTGCTTCCTTTAATATAGAAGGCGATACATCCCTCAACGATGATCTTTTAAGTATATCCGGCAGTGTCACACCAAAGGCGAGAAGATCTTCAAGAATGAGTCTGGATTCATTAACGCCACGAAGAAGCTTTGATTCCAGAACTATATCCGTCGCCAATAGTAGATCTTTTGGATTTGAGAACGAAACGCATAGTGGATCCATGGATTTCTCACCATTAGGGAACAACTCTATTTATGAAATCGTTATGAAtacaagaaggaaaaactgGCTGAATTATCCAACCGTCGCAGATATACCACCGGTGAGCCTAAGCAAAACAGAACTAGATGACCACTGGAAAAGACACGTGAAAGATTATGTCGAGAACATCAAGAATGAAtatcaaatatttcaaagtACAAATAATATAAGAAACATGAACCAAATGGAGCAATTAAAAGAGCTTCGAGAGGAAGACAACAGAAACGGAGAgtcatttgaagaaaacctTAGACAAAATGATTCTGAACTAATAAGCAATGTACCCGGCTTCTACTTTTCCGACAAGTTTCAATTAGATAACCCTCGGACGTTCCACAAGGTTTTGGACGGAATCGATTTGTTTTTAACGAAGTTAGATATGAAAGAACAAGCCCAGAGGGAAGGCGCCTTTTTTGAGTTGAGGGATAAATTAAATGATTACTTGGATATCGTAGAAACGTTGCTGGTTACGGAAATATCCAAGTCGTCACATAAATTCTTCCACGCGCTAAGTGAGGTTGACAATATTCAGCAAAGAGCTTATGATACGATAAGTGAACTAAAGGAATTATctaaaaatatcaaaaccATCGATGATGagaatatcaaaaaaaaaatatcgcATCTGGAgatgattttcaaaagaaagaatgtaGAGAAGCTGGAACAGGGGCTATTGCAAGCAAAACTAGTATTAAGCAAGACGGACGAATGCAAAACGCTGTATAACGAGGAGAAATTTGATACGTGTTTAGAACTAATAAAATCAATCGACCATTTGATCAAGGGTAACGATTCGAATGACGGAGATGTTCAAAACTGGACCCGGCCATGGCCATATAAGCTGAGTGATTTGAAAACCATACCTGCCCTATCGGCAACTAGAGAGTTTTTAACGAATATGAAGATCGAGATAGGAGGGAAGTTTAGTCTACAATTATCAAACCTTCTTATAGATGATTTGAAGTCTTTCTGCCAATCAATCGAGACCAAAGAGACGTTATGTAGACTAAAAAGCGGATctaatgataaaaaacagACCATATTCACCGATACTTTTTCCTCAGAGATAGAAGGATTGATAGTCAAGTTAAATAGATGTGAAGAGTTAACCAGTGCCTTCGACCTCTACAGAGAAAAGTCTATTGCTGAGCTTAAATCTGTTATCAAGATTTATCTCCCAACTGAAAATGCATGCTTAGTTGACAAAGATGGCAATACTCTCGACGAAAAGCAATGTAACAACGGCTCTACGAGCGGATCCAAACTTTCACGGCTAATAAAAGAGCAAACACCCGCTGAATTTCAGTCTATGCTTGTAAATATATTCACACATGCCTTAGAGGCTCTTCGAAGACTTTACGGGCATCAAAAATTACTATTAGACATATCTCTCAATGAATTAGCATCAGTGAAGAACCCAAACGAAAACCAACACAACATGATTACGCAGTTGGATATTCGTACCGGTATTAACGAAATCATTAGAATTATTCAATTACGTACAGGTAAAATTATTGCTGTAAGAAGAGAGTTGAACATATCATTGCGGTACGACTATTTCCTAAAATTTTATGCCATAtgtgttatttttattcaagaGTGTGAAATATTAAGCGGGGAATTTTtaacaaaatatttgagTGACGTTTTAGCGTCCCAGATTAAACATTATGCAAACGCACAAAGCTCAAGAAACTACCGcaatataaagaaaaagatcgACACCGAAAAATGGGTACCGTACATCGTCGATCCGTCCATCCAAAGCGATGTTAATGATATTATATCCAGTATAGACATAGACCCACTAAGATGGACGGCTATTTTAGACATGACACGTAGTTTCTATGCTTCCGAAAACAACGGAAGTGAAGACAAACGCAAAGAGGAAGGGGATGAAGCGTCCCAAGGTCATAGAAAATCGGTTGTCGTTGGCGATAAAACATTTGTGGCGAGTCAGTCTTTACTCACTGCCATTGAAACTATAAAGGAATTGATGGTGCTTTCAATAAACCTTCCTTCTATGTATTTGCCGAATTTTGAGAAGTTGTGTTACGATGTACTACAATATTATAATAGTAGCGCCATGGCTTCTGTCACACAACCTGGAAATTCGCTTTTAAAAACGGGTAGAAACTTATCTATTATGGGAGAATCATTAGATTGCCTTGCCGAATTTGTGGCAATTGTTCAAAGCTTTTATCGAAGGCTTTCCAACTCCAGCAAGGATTTTGAACCGTTTGATCCGAGCCATTATACAAGCT